A single window of Vigna unguiculata cultivar IT97K-499-35 chromosome 1, ASM411807v1, whole genome shotgun sequence DNA harbors:
- the LOC114180408 gene encoding glucose-1-phosphate adenylyltransferase large subunit 1-like → MMVSSELQGLSMSLGSKKPTFHRDKDLCSSFSGSRVNLLQSKNVVSGFPPGKFFSVTHRNTTRRFITMSTLADVANDFMALQSPILTGREANPKTVASIILGGGAGTRLFPLTERRAKPAVPFGGCYRLVDIPMSNCINSGINKIYVLTQYNSQSLNRHIARTYNLGGCINFGGGFVEVLAATQTPGESGKKWFQGTADAVRQFLWLFEDADHKNIENVLILCGDQLYRMDYMDIVQKHVNSCADISVSCLPVDGSRASDFGLVKVDERGRICQFLEKPKGELLRSMHVDTSIFGLSAQEARKFPYIASMGIYVFKIDVLLKVLRGCYPNANDFGSEVIPLAARDFNVQACLFSGYWEDIGTIKSFFDANLALMDQPPKFQLYDQSKPIFTCPRFLPPTKMEKCEVINSLISDGCFLKECTVEHSIVGIRSRLDSGVQIKDTMIMGADYYQTEAEIASLVAAGNVPIGIGKNTKIVNCIIDKNARIGNNVIIANKDNVQEADRGSEGFYIRSGIVVVLKDSEITNDTII, encoded by the exons ATGATGGTGTCAAGTGAGCTACAAGGACTTTCCATGTCCCTGGGTTCAAAGAAGCCAACCTTCCACCGTGACAAGGATTTGTGTTCCTCATTCTCCGGTAGCAGAGTGAACTTGCTTCAATCAAAGAATGTAGTATCTGGTTTTCCGCCTGGAAAATTCTTTAGTGTCACACACAGAAACACAACCCGAAGATTTATCACTATGTCTACTCTTGCAGATGTTGCAAATGACTTTATG GCCCTTCAATCACCGATACTAACAGGAAGAGAAGCCAACCCAAAGACTGTTGCATCGATCATATTAGGCGGAGGAGCTGGAACTCGTCTGTTCCCCCTTACTGAAAGAAGGGCTAAACCTGCA GTACCATTTGGAGGATGCTATAGACTAGTTGACATACCCATGAGTAATTGCATTAACAGTggaattaacaaaatttacgTCCTCACGCAATATAACTCTCAGTCCCTCAACCGACACATTGCTCGAACATATAATTTGGGAGGTTGCATCAACTTTGGAGGTGGTTTTGTTGAG GTATTGGCTGCAACTCAAACACCTGGTGAATCAGGAAAAAAGTGGTTTCAGGGTACAGCCGATGCTGTAAGACAATTCCTTTGGTTGTTTGAG GACGCTgatcataaaaatatagagaACGTTCTGATATTGTGTGGTGATCAGCTATATCGAATGGATTACATGGACATTGTGCAG AAGCATGTTAATTCATGTGCTGATATATCAGTATCTTGTCTCCCAGTGGATGGCAG TCGGGCCTCTGATTTTGGATTAGTGAAGGTTGATGAAAGAGGACGGATATGTCAGTTCTTGGAAAAACCCAAGGGAGAATTGTTAAGATCTATG CATGTAGATACGAGTATTTTTGGACTATCAGCTCAAGAAGCAAGAAAATTTCCATACATCGCATCAATGGGTATATATGTGTTTAAAATAGATGTTCTGCTAAAAGTTCTCAG GGGCTGTTATCCTAATGCAAATGATTTTGGATCTGAGGTCATTCCATTGGCTGCAAGAGATTTTAATGTCCAG GCATGTCTTTTCAGTGGTTATTGGGAAGATATTGGGACTATAAAATCTTTCTTTGATGCGAATTTGGCTCTTATGGACCAG CCGCCCAAGTTTCAGTTGTATGACCAGTCCAAGCCTATTTTTACTTGTCCTCGGTTCCTACCACCAACTAAAATGGAGAAGTGTGAG GTAATTAACTCTTTGATTTCAGATGGTTGCTTTTTGAAAGAGTGCACAGTAGAACATTCCATTGTGGGAATTCGATCACGGCTTGATTCTGGAGTGCAGATAAAG GATACCATGATCATGGGTGCTGACTATTACCAGACAGAAGCTGAAATTGCTTCTCTTGTAGCAGCGGGAAATGTTCCAATAGGCATTgggaaaaatacaaaaattgt GAATTGTATAATTGACAAAAACGCAAGAATTGGAAACAATGTAATTATTGCAAACAAAGAC AATGTGCAGGAAGCAGACAGAGGATCAGAGGGGTTTTATATTCGATCAGGAATCGTTGTGGTGTTAAAAGACTCTGAAATAACCAATGATACAATCATTTAA
- the LOC114164775 gene encoding paladin isoform X1 — MSQIPKEPEQVMKMRGGGVLGKRTILKSDHFPGCQNKRLSPQIEGAPNYRQASDSLHVHGVAIPTIDGIRNVLNHIGAGLKVLWISLREEPLAYINGRPFVLRDVEKPFSNLEYTGINRERVEQMEARLKEYILVEAARYGNKILVTDELPDGQMVDQWEPVSCDSVKTPLEVYEELQVAGYLVDYERVPITDEKSPKEMDFDILVNKISQADVDTEIIFNCQMGRGRTTTGMVIATLVYLNRIGASGFPRSNSIGRIFQSMTNVADHLPDTEEAIRRGEYAVIRSLIRVLEGGVEGKRQVDKVIDKCASMQNLREAIATYRNSILRQPDEMKREASLSFFVEYLERYYFLICFAVYIHSERAALRSNTTDNCSFADWMRARPELYSIIRRLLRRDPMGALGYSSLKPSLKMIAESTDGRPSEMGVVAALRNGEVLGSQTVLKSDHCPGSQNLSLLESVDGAPNFREVPGFPVYGVANPTIDGIRSVIRRIGSSKGGRPVLWHNMREEPVIYINGKPFVLREVERPYKNMLEYTGIDRERVEKMEARLKEDILREAKHYGGAIMVIHETDDKHIFDAWELVTPDVIQTPLEVFKSLEAEGFPVKYARVPITDGKAPKSSDFDTLAINISSAAKDTAFVFNCQMGRGRTTTGTVIACLVKLRIDYGRPIKILGDDVICEESDCGSSSGDEAGAYTTSLTSSTLSRKTDEKQNRAFGINDILLLWKITTLFDNGVECREALDAIIDRCSALQNIRQAVLQYRKVFNQQHVEPRVRRVALNRGAEYLERYFRLIAFAAYLGSEAFDGFCGQGESRMTFKVWLHQRPEVQAMKWSIRLRPGRFFTVPEELREPQESQHGDAVMEAIVKARNGSVLGKGSILKMYFFPGQRTSSHIQIHGAPHVFKVDEYPVYCMATPTISGAKEMLDYLGAKPKPSFIAQKVVLTDLREEAVVYINYTPFVLRELNKPVNTLKYVGITGPVVEHMEARLKEDILAEIRQSGGRMLLHREEYNPSTNQSGVVGYWENIRADDVKTPAEVYSALKGDGYDIVYQRIPLTRERDALASDIDAIQYCQDDSAGSYLFVSHTGFGGVAYAMAIICIRLDAGSKVSQPLFGPHIYAVTEENLPSQASNETALSMGDYSDILNLTRVLIHGPQSKADVDLVIERCSGAGHIREDILYYKREFEKFTDDDDEERACLMDMGIKALRRYFYLITFRSYLYCTSPANVKFAAWMDARPELGHLCNNLRIDK; from the exons ATGTCGCAGATACCGAAGGAGCCGGAGCAGGTGATGAAGATGAGAGGAGGAGGTGTGTTGGGGAAGAGAACGATTCTGAAGAGCGACCATTTCCCTGGTTGCCAGAACAAACGTTTGTCGCCTCAGATCGAAGGCGCTCCCAATTATCGCCAG GCATCGGACTCGTTGCATGTTCACGGTGTTGCCATACCAACCATTGATGGAATTCGGAACGTTCTCAACCACATTGGTGCTGGATTGAAAGTTCTGTGGATTAGCCTTCGTGAGGAACCG CTTGCCTACATTAATGGTCGTCCTTTTGTTCTGCGTGATGTGGAGAAGCCGTTCTCCAACCTTGAGTATACG GGAATTAACAGAGAAAGGGTTGAGCAAATGGAGGCTCGTTTGAAAGAATACATCCTGGTGGAGGCAGCAAG ATATGGAAATAAGATTCTCGTGACTGATGAACTGCCAGATGGGCAGATGGTAGACCAATGGGAGCCGGTGTCTTGTGATTCTGTGAAGACACCACTAGAG GTGTATGAGGAATTGCAAGTAGCTGGATATCTTGTTGATTATGAACGCGTTCCTATAACCGATGAAAAATCACCAAAGGAAATggattttgatattttg gtTAATAAAATTTCTCAAGCTGATGTAGACACggagataatttttaattgtcaaaTGGGGCGTGGTCGAACCACAACTGGAATGGTCATTGCAACTTTGGTCTACCTCAACAGAATAGGAGCCTCTG GGTTTCCAAGAAGCAATTCCATTGGGAGAATTTTTCAAAGTATGACCAATGTTGCTGATCATTTGCCTGACACGGAAGAAGCAATTCGCAGAGGAGAGTATGCAGTCATTAGAAGTTTGATTCGGGTGTTAGAG GGTGGTGTTGAGGGGAAAAGACAAGTGGACAAAGTCATTGACAAATGTGCTTCAATGCAG AACCTGCGTGAAGCAATTGCCACGTATCGCAATAGTATTTTGCGGCAGCCTGATGAGATGAAAAGGGAAGCATCACTATCATTTTTTGTTGAGTACCTGGAGAGATACtactttttaatatgttttgcTGTGTACATTCATTCAGAAAGGGCTGCACTCCGTTCTAATACTACTGATAACTGTAGCTTTGCTGACTGGATGAGAGCAAGGCCTGAACTCTACAGCATTATTCGCAG GTTACTTAGGAGAGATCCAATGGGTGCACTTGGTTATTCAAGTTTGAAGCCATCTCTAAAGATGATAGCCGAATCGACTGATGGCCGCCCTTCTGAAATGGGTGTGGTTGCTGCCTTGAGAAATGGCGAGGTTCTTGGTAGTCAAACTGTTCTCAAAAGTGATCACTGTCCTGGATCTCAAAACCTAAGTTTACTTGAGAGTGTGGACGGTGCTCCTAATTTCCGAGAAGTTCCTGGATTTCCAGTTTATGGAGTGGCAAATCCAACAATTGATGGTATTCGATCTGTCATCCGGAGGATTGGAAGTTCTAAAGGTGGACGCCCAGTACTTTGGCATAATATGAGAGAAGAGCCTGTTATTTACATCAATGGGAAGCCATTTGTTCTTCGTGAAGTTGAAAGGCCATACAAAAACATGCTGGAGTACACG GGCATTGACCGTGAAAGAGTGGAGAAAATGGAAGCCCGATTAAAAGAAGATATCCTAAGAGAAGCTAAGCACTATGGTGGTGCCATAATGGTTATTCATGAAACAGATGACAAACATATATTTGATGCTTGGGAGTTAGTTACTCCTGATGTAATTCAAACCCCACTTGAAGTTTTCAAAAGTCTGGAAGCTGAGGGGTTCCCTGTTAAGTATGCACGTGTGCCCATCACTGATGGAAAAGCTCCTAAAAGCTCTGATTTTGACACTTTGGCAATTAATATATCTTCTGCTGCCAAGGACACTGCTTTTGTTTTCAATTGCCAG ATGGGCAGGGGCAGGACAACCACGGGTACTGTCATAGCTTGCCTTGTGAAACTTCGAATCGATTATGGTAGGCCCATTAAAATACTAGGTGATGATGTGATCTGTGAAGAATCAGATTGTGGTTCTTCAAGTGGAGATGAAGCTGGGGCTTATACCACTTCATTAACCTCAAGTACTTTGTCAAGAAAGACAGACGAGAAACAAAATCGTGCTTTTGGTATAAATGACATCCTTTTGTTATGGAAGATAACAACATTATTTGATAACGGTGTTGAATGCCGAGAGGCATTAGATGCTATCATTGATAGATGTTCTGCACTTCAAAATATTCGCCAAGCAGTCTTGCAGTATAGAAAAGTATTCAATCAACAGCATGTTGAGCCTAGAGTAAGGAGGGTGGCATTAAATCGTGGTGCTGAGTACTTGGAGCGTTACTTTCGTCTAATTGCTTTTGCAGCATATCTTGGAAGCGAAGCATTTGATGGATTTTGTGGACAAGGAGAATCCAGAATGACATTTAAGGTTTGGTTGCATCAAAGGCCAGAGGTGCAGGCTATGAAATGGAGCATCAGATTAAGACCGGGGCGTTTTTTCACTGTCCct GAGGAGTTGAGAGAGCCACAAGAGTCTCAACATGGAGATGCTGTGATGGAGGCCATTGTCAAGGCCAGAAATGGTTCTGTTTTGGGGAAAGGCTCCATTCTGAAAATGTATTTCTTTCCTGGTCAGAGAACTTCCAGTCATATACAAATTCATGGCGCACCTCATGTTTTCAAG GTTGATGAATACCCTGTTTATTGCATGGCAACTCCAACCATCTCTGGTGCCAAAGAGATGCTAGACTATTTGGGTGCTAAGCCTAAACCTTCATTCATTGCTCAAAAGGTTGTATTGACTGATCTGAGAGAAGAGGCAGTTGTTTACATCAATTATACTCCATTTGTCCTTAGGGAGTTAAACAAACCAGTTAATACACTCAAGTACGTGGGAATCACTGGTCCTGTG GTTGAACACATGGAAGCACGGCTAAAAGAAGATATACTAGCTGAGATTAGACAATCAGGTGGGCGAATGCTGTTACACCGTGAAGAATATAACCCCTCGACAAATCAGTCAGGTGTGGTTGGATACTGGGAAAACATTCGAGCAGATGATGTGAAGACACCAGCGGAAGTTTATTCTGCTCTGAAAGGTGATGGATATGATATTGTCTACCAGAGGATACCTTTAACAAGAGAGAGAGATGCTTTGGCATCTGATATTGACGCAATACAGTATTGTCAAGATGA CTCTGCAGGTAGTTACCTTTTTGTATCACACACAGGTTTTGGTGGTGTCGCATATGCAATGGCCATAATCTGTATCCGACTTGATGCTGGATCCAAAGTCTCACAACCATTATTTGGACCTCATATATATGCAGTGACTGAAGAGAACTTACCTTCTCAAGCTTCCAATGAAACGGCACTTAGTATGGGTGACTATAGTGACATTTTGAACCTTACAAGGGTCCTCATACATGGTCCCCAAAGCAAAGCAGACGTTGACCTTGTCATTGAAAG ATGTTCAGGTGCAGGGCATATACGAGAAGATATTCTATATTACAAAAGAGAATTTGAGAAGTTcactgatgatgatgatgaggaaCGAGCATGTCTTATGGACATGGGTATCAAAGCTTTGAG GCGATATTTTTACCTTATCACTTTCAGATCTTATCTCTATTGCACTTCTCCTGCCAATGTGAAATTTGCAGCATGGATGGACGCAAGACCAGAGCTTGGTCATCTATGTAACAATCTAAGAATTGACAAATAA
- the LOC114173696 gene encoding mannan endo-1,4-beta-mannosidase 4-like: MLCRPSYSLFLFPHTLLGSDKMGWHGGLKSMVLMGAVMVAMVVVQNVQCEEGVVNVHDTTRNLVQNGGFVRRSGTNFVLNNKRFYFNGFNAYWLMLMASDPSTRPKVTSVLQQASSHGLTVARTWAFNDGAYGALQVSPGSYDEKVFRGLDFVISEAGKNGVRLILSLVNNWKDFGGKNQYVEWVKEHGEYVNSEDDFFTHPLARQHFKNHIKAVLTRKNTVSGVAYKDDPAIFAWELMNEPRCQHDNTGKVIQEWVIEMGAYVKSIDSNHLLEIGLEGFYGEDKKQINPGYQLIGTDFISNNLVHHVDFATMHLYPEQWMPGSNEAAQVAFVDKWLETHIEYSKNVLGKPVVVGEFGKSCRSYSVAERDSYLSKMYNAIYSNALSGGPCAGGLFWQLMAQGMDNFYDGYEVVFQNSPSTTRIIDQQSHKMSSIS, translated from the exons CTACTCTCTCTTTCTGTTTCCTCACACTCTCCTTG GAAGCGATAAAATGGGTTGGCATGGAGGTCTCAAAAGCATGGTCTTGATGGGTGCTGTTATGGTGGCCATGGTGGTTGTTCAAAATGTACAGTGCGAGGAAGGTGTTGTTAATGTTCATGACACAACACGCAATTTAGTTCAGAATGGTGGCTTCGTTCGACGAAGCGGCACCAACTTTGTTCTGAACAACAAGCGTTTCTACTTCAACGGATTCAACGCTTACTGGTTAATGTTAATGGCATCTGACCCATCAACAAGGCCAAAGGTCACTTCCGTTTTGCAACAAGCTTCCAGCCATGGCTTAACCGTTGCCAGAACCTGGGCTTTCAACGACGGAGCTTACGGAGCCCTTCAGGTTTCTCCTGGTTCATACGACGAGAAAGTATTCAGG GGATTGGACTTTGTGATATCTGAAGCGGGAAAAAATGGAGTACGATTGATACTGAGCTTGGTGAACAACTGGAAGGATTTTGGTGGGAAAAATCAGTATGTGGAATGGGTGAAGGAGCATGGTGAGTACGTGAACAGTGAAGATGATTTCTTCACGCATCCTTTAGCCAGACAACACTTCAAAAACCATATCAAG GCCGTGCTGACAAGAAAAAACACAGTAAGTGGGGTGGCATATAAGGACGATCCTGCCATATTTGCATGGGAACTTATGAATGAACCCCGTTGCCAACACGACAACACCGGAAAAGTTATTCAG GAATGGGTGATTGAGATGGGTGCATACGTCAAATCCATCGATAGCAATCATTTGCTTGAAATAGGACTGGAAGGGTTCTACGGTgaagataaaaaacaaatcaatcCTGGGTACCAACTTATTGGCACTGATTTCATTTCTAACAACCTAGTTCATCATGTCGATTTTGCTACCATGCATCTCTACCCTGAACAATG GATGCCCGGTTCAAATGAAGCTGCTCAGGTTGCATTTGTTGACAAGTGGCTAGAAACACACATTGAGTATTCGAAAAATGTTCTTGGGAAACCTGTTGTTGTTGGTGAATTTGGGAAGTCTTGTAGGTCATACAGTGTGGCTGAAAGGGACAGTTACTTGAGCAAAATGTATAATGCAATATACAGTAATGCTTTGAGTGGGGGACCCTGTGCCGGAGGGCTTTTTTGGCAGCTCATGGCTCAGGGAATGGACAATTTCTATGATGGTTATGAAGTTGTCTTCCAGAACAGTCCTTCAACTACCAGAATTATTGATCAACAATCCCACAAAATGTCAAGTATTTCTTAG
- the LOC114164775 gene encoding paladin isoform X2, whose translation MSQIPKEPEQVMKMRGGGVLGKRTILKSDHFPGCQNKRLSPQIEGAPNYRQASDSLHVHGVAIPTIDGIRNVLNHIGAGLKVLWISLREEPLAYINGRPFVLRDVEKPFSNLEYTGINRERVEQMEARLKEYILVEAARYGNKILVTDELPDGQMVDQWEPVSCDSVKTPLEVYEELQVAGYLVDYERVPITDEKSPKEMDFDILVNKISQADVDTEIIFNCQMGRGRTTTGMVIATLVYLNRIGASGFPRSNSIGRIFQSMTNVADHLPDTEEAIRRGEYAVIRSLIRVLEGGVEGKRQVDKVIDKCASMQNLREAIATYRNSILRQPDEMKREASLSFFVEYLERYYFLICFAVYIHSERAALRSNTTDNCSFADWMRARPELYSIIRRLLRRDPMGALGYSSLKPSLKMIAESTDGRPSEMGVVAALRNGEVLGSQTVLKSDHCPGSQNLSLLESVDGAPNFREVPGFPVYGVANPTIDGIRSVIRRIGSSKGGRPVLWHNMREEPVIYINGKPFVLREVERPYKNMLEYTGIDRERVEKMEARLKEDILREAKHYGGAIMVIHETDDKHIFDAWELVTPDVIQTPLEVFKSLEAEGFPVKYARVPITDGKAPKSSDFDTLAINISSAAKDTAFVFNCQMGRGRTTTGTVIACLVKLRIDYGRPIKILGDDVICEESDCGSSSGDEAGAYTTSLTSSTLSRKTDEKQNRAFGINDILLLWKITTLFDNGVECREALDAIIDRCSALQNIRQAVLQYRKVFNQQHVEPRVRRVALNRGAEYLERYFRLIAFAAYLGSEAFDGFCGQGESRMTFKVWLHQRPEVQAMKWSIRLRPGRFFTVPEELREPQESQHGDAVMEAIVKARNGSVLGKGSILKMYFFPGQRTSSHIQIHGAPHVFKVDEYPVYCMATPTISGAKEMLDYLGAKPKPSFIAQKVVLTDLREEAVVYINYTPFVLRELNKPVNTLKYVGITGPVVEHMEARLKEDILAEIRQSGGRMLLHREEYNPSTNQSGVVGYWENIRADDVKTPAEVYSALKGDGYDIVYQRIPLTRERDALASDIDAIQYCQDE comes from the exons ATGTCGCAGATACCGAAGGAGCCGGAGCAGGTGATGAAGATGAGAGGAGGAGGTGTGTTGGGGAAGAGAACGATTCTGAAGAGCGACCATTTCCCTGGTTGCCAGAACAAACGTTTGTCGCCTCAGATCGAAGGCGCTCCCAATTATCGCCAG GCATCGGACTCGTTGCATGTTCACGGTGTTGCCATACCAACCATTGATGGAATTCGGAACGTTCTCAACCACATTGGTGCTGGATTGAAAGTTCTGTGGATTAGCCTTCGTGAGGAACCG CTTGCCTACATTAATGGTCGTCCTTTTGTTCTGCGTGATGTGGAGAAGCCGTTCTCCAACCTTGAGTATACG GGAATTAACAGAGAAAGGGTTGAGCAAATGGAGGCTCGTTTGAAAGAATACATCCTGGTGGAGGCAGCAAG ATATGGAAATAAGATTCTCGTGACTGATGAACTGCCAGATGGGCAGATGGTAGACCAATGGGAGCCGGTGTCTTGTGATTCTGTGAAGACACCACTAGAG GTGTATGAGGAATTGCAAGTAGCTGGATATCTTGTTGATTATGAACGCGTTCCTATAACCGATGAAAAATCACCAAAGGAAATggattttgatattttg gtTAATAAAATTTCTCAAGCTGATGTAGACACggagataatttttaattgtcaaaTGGGGCGTGGTCGAACCACAACTGGAATGGTCATTGCAACTTTGGTCTACCTCAACAGAATAGGAGCCTCTG GGTTTCCAAGAAGCAATTCCATTGGGAGAATTTTTCAAAGTATGACCAATGTTGCTGATCATTTGCCTGACACGGAAGAAGCAATTCGCAGAGGAGAGTATGCAGTCATTAGAAGTTTGATTCGGGTGTTAGAG GGTGGTGTTGAGGGGAAAAGACAAGTGGACAAAGTCATTGACAAATGTGCTTCAATGCAG AACCTGCGTGAAGCAATTGCCACGTATCGCAATAGTATTTTGCGGCAGCCTGATGAGATGAAAAGGGAAGCATCACTATCATTTTTTGTTGAGTACCTGGAGAGATACtactttttaatatgttttgcTGTGTACATTCATTCAGAAAGGGCTGCACTCCGTTCTAATACTACTGATAACTGTAGCTTTGCTGACTGGATGAGAGCAAGGCCTGAACTCTACAGCATTATTCGCAG GTTACTTAGGAGAGATCCAATGGGTGCACTTGGTTATTCAAGTTTGAAGCCATCTCTAAAGATGATAGCCGAATCGACTGATGGCCGCCCTTCTGAAATGGGTGTGGTTGCTGCCTTGAGAAATGGCGAGGTTCTTGGTAGTCAAACTGTTCTCAAAAGTGATCACTGTCCTGGATCTCAAAACCTAAGTTTACTTGAGAGTGTGGACGGTGCTCCTAATTTCCGAGAAGTTCCTGGATTTCCAGTTTATGGAGTGGCAAATCCAACAATTGATGGTATTCGATCTGTCATCCGGAGGATTGGAAGTTCTAAAGGTGGACGCCCAGTACTTTGGCATAATATGAGAGAAGAGCCTGTTATTTACATCAATGGGAAGCCATTTGTTCTTCGTGAAGTTGAAAGGCCATACAAAAACATGCTGGAGTACACG GGCATTGACCGTGAAAGAGTGGAGAAAATGGAAGCCCGATTAAAAGAAGATATCCTAAGAGAAGCTAAGCACTATGGTGGTGCCATAATGGTTATTCATGAAACAGATGACAAACATATATTTGATGCTTGGGAGTTAGTTACTCCTGATGTAATTCAAACCCCACTTGAAGTTTTCAAAAGTCTGGAAGCTGAGGGGTTCCCTGTTAAGTATGCACGTGTGCCCATCACTGATGGAAAAGCTCCTAAAAGCTCTGATTTTGACACTTTGGCAATTAATATATCTTCTGCTGCCAAGGACACTGCTTTTGTTTTCAATTGCCAG ATGGGCAGGGGCAGGACAACCACGGGTACTGTCATAGCTTGCCTTGTGAAACTTCGAATCGATTATGGTAGGCCCATTAAAATACTAGGTGATGATGTGATCTGTGAAGAATCAGATTGTGGTTCTTCAAGTGGAGATGAAGCTGGGGCTTATACCACTTCATTAACCTCAAGTACTTTGTCAAGAAAGACAGACGAGAAACAAAATCGTGCTTTTGGTATAAATGACATCCTTTTGTTATGGAAGATAACAACATTATTTGATAACGGTGTTGAATGCCGAGAGGCATTAGATGCTATCATTGATAGATGTTCTGCACTTCAAAATATTCGCCAAGCAGTCTTGCAGTATAGAAAAGTATTCAATCAACAGCATGTTGAGCCTAGAGTAAGGAGGGTGGCATTAAATCGTGGTGCTGAGTACTTGGAGCGTTACTTTCGTCTAATTGCTTTTGCAGCATATCTTGGAAGCGAAGCATTTGATGGATTTTGTGGACAAGGAGAATCCAGAATGACATTTAAGGTTTGGTTGCATCAAAGGCCAGAGGTGCAGGCTATGAAATGGAGCATCAGATTAAGACCGGGGCGTTTTTTCACTGTCCct GAGGAGTTGAGAGAGCCACAAGAGTCTCAACATGGAGATGCTGTGATGGAGGCCATTGTCAAGGCCAGAAATGGTTCTGTTTTGGGGAAAGGCTCCATTCTGAAAATGTATTTCTTTCCTGGTCAGAGAACTTCCAGTCATATACAAATTCATGGCGCACCTCATGTTTTCAAG GTTGATGAATACCCTGTTTATTGCATGGCAACTCCAACCATCTCTGGTGCCAAAGAGATGCTAGACTATTTGGGTGCTAAGCCTAAACCTTCATTCATTGCTCAAAAGGTTGTATTGACTGATCTGAGAGAAGAGGCAGTTGTTTACATCAATTATACTCCATTTGTCCTTAGGGAGTTAAACAAACCAGTTAATACACTCAAGTACGTGGGAATCACTGGTCCTGTG GTTGAACACATGGAAGCACGGCTAAAAGAAGATATACTAGCTGAGATTAGACAATCAGGTGGGCGAATGCTGTTACACCGTGAAGAATATAACCCCTCGACAAATCAGTCAGGTGTGGTTGGATACTGGGAAAACATTCGAGCAGATGATGTGAAGACACCAGCGGAAGTTTATTCTGCTCTGAAAGGTGATGGATATGATATTGTCTACCAGAGGATACCTTTAACAAGAGAGAGAGATGCTTTGGCATCTGATATTGACGCAATACAGTATTGTCAAGATGA GTAG
- the LOC114165308 gene encoding protein phosphatase 2C 32-like gives MFRVDYVGNGPYLSCASSVVHHRLSSSDRFLVLSSDGLYQYFNNEEVVVHVTWFLENVPEGDPAKYLVAELLFRAAKNEWNGFS, from the exons ATGTTTCGAGTTGATTATGTGGGCAACGGTCCTTACCTGAGTTGTGCTTCGTCTGTTGTTCATCACCGGCTATCTTCAAGCGACCGGTTCCTGGTGCTGTCCTCAGACGGGCTTTACCAATATTTCAACAATGAAGAGGTAGTTGTCCATGTCACCTGGTTCCTGGAAAATGTTCCCGAAGGCGATCCTGCAAAATACCTTGTAGCAGAGCTTCTATTCCGTGCCGCAAAAAATGAATG GAATGGATTTTCATGA
- the LOC114191085 gene encoding uncharacterized protein LOC114191085: MGLKLNPLSRFLLDHFMIEAKLERRNMFGLGISSLHFEIVDLGVQLGISSSLFELVDLGLALGILASNFVAHLCSIAAEGKAIIVKVFLCVFLCFQCLMKGLRLWSTTVVNLLKMSGVSMLVEKLLIGHAILTTGVISKYWGLLRKWGIIA, translated from the exons ATGGGGTTAAAGTTGAATCCACTTTCTCGATTTTTATTGGATCATTTCATGATCGAAGCTAAATTAGAAAGACGCAACAT GTTTGGTTTAGGGATTTCGTCGTTGCACTTTGAAATTGTGGATTTGGGGGTCCAATTAGGGATTTCGTCCTCGCTCTTTGAACTTGTGGATTTGGGGCTCGCATTAGGGATTCTGGCATCCAATTTCGTCGCTCATCTTTGCTCAATCGCTGCGGAGGGAAAAGCGATCATCGTGAAG gtttttttgtgtgtttttttgtgTTTCCAATGTCTGATGAAAGGTTTGAGGTTGTGGTCCACCACCGTGGTGAATTTGCTAAAAATGAGTGGTGTAAGTAtgttggtggagaaactactcATTGGTCATGCGATCCTGACCACTGGAGTTATTTCGAAATATTGGGGTCTCTTAAGGAAATGGGGTATCATAGCGTAA